In Papio anubis isolate 15944 chromosome 17, Panubis1.0, whole genome shotgun sequence, the following are encoded in one genomic region:
- the GRIN2C gene encoding glutamate receptor ionotropic, NMDA 2C isoform X4: MRSIHPRKGAWERMEGSRSGKGREAGLSPPRPGSGPVPPPGAGLRLPAAGRVPGAAAAGVVQGAGRVRLERLRGHHQPAPGPRALPGGRARCRRRQSPELAAAGRGHARAGPGRAARAHPAPAAPARRARVRGLLLERGGRGTLRRGGAGRPGGARPRVAGAQPGAGQHRCAPCHLSCGPHQRRHRELAPQPAPEGPRRRGHSGPGRPRLPAPARNPTSPSRGLPRSPWARQPCPGGLLQAPTECHLGGPRLLLQPWWVPGPAHHGGDRPQPAPPLGDGEKGVGRWEHGVLYMKYPVWPRYSASLQPVVDSRHLTVATLEERPFVIVESPDPGTGGCVPNTVPCRRQSNHTFSSGDVAPYTKLCCKGFCIDILKKLARVVKFSYDLYLVTNGKHGKRVRGVWNGMIGEVYYKRADMAIGSLTINEERSEIVDFSVPFVETGISVMVARSNGTVSPSAFLEPYSPAVWVMMFVMCLTVVAITVFMFEYFSPVSYNQNLTRGKKSGGPSFTIGKSVWLLWALVFNNSVPIENPRGTTSKIMVLVWAFFAVIFLASYTANLAAFMIQEQYIDTVSGLSDKKFQRPQEQYPPFRFGTVPNGSTERNIRSNYRDMHTHMVKFNQRSVEDALTSLKMGKLDAFIYDAAVLNYMAGKDEGCKLVTIGSGKVFATTGYGIAMQKDSHWKRAIDLALLQFLGDGETQKLETVWLSGICQNEKNEVMSSKLDIDNMAGVFYMLLVAMGLALLVFAWEHLVYWKLRHSVPNTSQLDFLLAFSRGIYSCFSGVQSLASPPRQPSPDLTASSAQASVLKMLQAARDMVTTAGVSSSLDRATRTIENWGGGRRAPPPPPCPTPRSGPSPCLPTPGSPPPEPSPRGWRPPGGGRAALVRRAPQPPGRPPTPGPPLPDVSRVSRRPAWEARWPVRAGHCGRHLSASERRALPERPLSPARCHYSSFPRADRSGRPFLPLFPEPPEPEDLPLLGLEQLARREALLHAAWARGSRPRHASLPSSLAEAFARPSSLPAGCTCLTCARPDGHSACRRLAQAQSMCLPTYREACQEGEQAGAPTWQHRQHVCLHAHAHLPFCWGAVCPHLPPCASQGSWLSGAWGPLGHRGRTLGLGTGYRDSGGLDEVSRVACGTQGFPGPCTWRRISSLESEV, from the exons ATGCGGAGCATCCACCCGCGCAAGGGCGCCTGGGAGCGGATGGAGGGGTCGAGGTCGGGGAAGGGGCGCGAGGCGGGGCTCAGCCCGCCCCGCCCCGGCTCAGGCCCCGTCCCGCCCCCAGGAGCCGGGCTCCGCCTTCCTGCAGCTGGGCGTGTCCCTGGAGCAGCAGCTGCAGGTGTTGTTCAAGGTGCTGGAAGAGTACGACTGGAGCGCCTTCGCGGTCATCACCAGCCTGCACCCGGGCCACGCGCTCTTCCTGGAGGGCGTGCGCGCTGTCGCCGACGCCAGTCACCTGAGCTGGCGGCTGCTGGACGTGGTCACGCTAGAGCTGGGCCCGGGAGGGCCGCGCGCGCGCACCCAGCGCCTGCTGCGCCAGCTCGACGCGCCCGTGTTCGTGGCCTACTGCTCGAGCGAGGAGGCCGAGGTACTCTTCGCCGAGGCGGCGCAGGCCGGCCTGGTGGGGCCCGGCCACGTGTGGCTGGTGCCCAACCTGGCGCTGGGCAGCACCGATGCGCCCCCTGCCACCTTTCCTGTGGGCCTCATCAGCGTCGTCACCGAGAGCTGGCGCCTCAGCCTGCGCCAGAAGGTCCGCGACGGCGTGGCCATTCTGGCCCTGGGCGCCCACGGCTACCGGCGCCAGCACGGAACCCTACCAGCCCCAGCCGGGGACTGCCGCGCTCACCCTGGGCCCGTCAGCCCTGCCCGGGAGGCCTTCTACAG GCACCTACTGAATGTCACCTGGGAGGGCCGAGACTTCTCCTTCAGCCCTGGTGGGTACCTGGTCCAGCCCACCATGGTGGTGATCGCCCTCAACCGGCACCGCCTCTGGGAGATGGTGAGAAGGGG GTGGGGCGCTGGGAGCATGGCGTCCTATACATGAAGTACCCTGTGTGGCCTCGCTACAGTGCCTCTCTGCAGCCCGTGGTGGACAGTCGGCACCTGACGGTGGCCACGCTGGAAGAGAGGCCCTTTGTCATCGTGGAGAGCCCCGACCCTGGCACAGGAGGCTGCGTCCCCAACACCGTGCCCTGCCGCAGGCAGAGCAACCACACCTTCAG CAGCGGGGACGTGGCCCCCTACACCAAGCTCTGTTGTAAGGGATTCTGCATCGACATCCTCAAGAAGCTGGCCAGGGTGGTCAAATTCTCCTACGACCTGTACCTTGTGACCAACGGCAAGCATGGCAAGCGGGTGCGCGGCGTATGGAATGGCATGATTGGGGAG GTGTACTACAAGCGGGCAGACATGGCCATCGGCTCCCTCACCATCAATGAGGAGCGCTCCGAGATCGTAGACTTCTCTGTGCCCTTCGTGGAGACGGGCATCAGTGTGATGGTGGCTCGCAGCAATGGCACCGTCTCCCCCTCGGCCTTCCTGG agCCATATAGCCCTGCGGTATGGGTGATGATGTTTGTCATGTGCCTCACCGTGGTGGCCATCACCGTCTTCATGTTCGAGTACTTCAGCCCCGTCAGCTACAACCAGAACCTCACTAGAGGCAAGA AGTCCGGGGGCCCATCTTTCACCATTGGCAAGTCCGTGTGGCTGCTGTGGGCGCTGGTCTTCAACAACTCGGTGCCGATCGAGAACCCGCGGGGCACCACCAGCAAGATCATGGTTCTGGTCTGGGCCTTCTTTGCTGTCATCTTCCTCGCCAGCTACACGGCCAACCTGGCCGCCTTCATGATCCAGGAGCAATACATCGACACTGTGTCGGGCCTCAGTGACAAGAAG TTTCAGCGGCCTCAAGAACAGTACCCACCTTTCCGCTTTGGCACAGTGCCCAACGGCAGCACAGAGCGGAACATCCGCAGTAACTACCGTGACATGCACACCCACATGGTCAAGTTCAACCAGCGCTCGGTGGAGGACGCGCTCACCAGCCTCAAGATGGG GAAGCTGGATGCCTTCATCTATGATGCTGCTGTCCTCAACTACATGGCAGGCAAGGACGAGGGCTGCAAGCTGGTCACCATTGGGTCTGGCAAGGTCTTTGCCACCACTGGCTACGGCATCGCCATGCAGAAGGACTCCCACTGGAAGCGGGCCATAGACCTGGCACTCTTGCAGTTCCTGGGGGACG GAGAGACACAGAAGCTGGAGACAGTGTGGCTCTCGGGGATCTGCCAGAATGAGAAGAACGAGGTGATGAGCAGCAAGCTGGACATCGACAACATGGCAGGTGTCTTCTACATGCTGCTGGTGGCCATGGGGCTGGCCCTGCTGGTCTTCGCCTGGGAGCACCTGGTCTACTGGAAGCTGCGCCACTCGGTGCCCAACACATCCCAGCTGGACTTCCTGCTGGCTTTCAGCAGG GGCATCTACAGCTGCTTCAGCGGGGTGCAGAGCCTGGCCAGCCCACCGCGGCAGCCCAGCCCGGACCTCACGGCCAGCTCGGCCCAGGCCAGCGTGCTCAAGATGCTGCAGGCGGCCCGCGACATGGTGACCACGGCGGGCGTGAGCAGCTCCCTGGACCGCGCCACTCGCACCATCGAGAACTGGGGTGGCGGCCGCCGTGCGCCCCCACCGCCCCCCTGCCCGACCCCGCGGTCTGGCCCCAGCCCATGCCTGCCCACCCCCGGCTCGCCGCCCCCAGAGCCGAGCCCCAGGGGCTGGAGACCGCCAGGCGGGGGTCGCGCGGCGCTTGTGCGCAGGGCTCCGCAGCCCCCGGGCCGTCCCCCGACGCCGGGGCCGCCCCTGCCCGACGTCTCCCGAGTGTCGCGCCGCCCAGCCTGGGAGGCGCGGTGGCCGGTGCGGGCCGGGCACTGCGGGAGGCACCTCTCGGCCTCCGAGCGGCGCGCGCTCCCAGAGCGGCCCCTGTCGCCCGCGCGCTGTCACTACAGCTCCTTTCCTCGAGCCGACCGATCCGGCCGCCCCTTCCTCCCGCTCTTCCCCGAGCCCCCGGAGCCGGAGGACCTGCCGCTGCTCGGGCTGGAGCAGCTGGCCCGGCGGGAGGCCCTGCTGCACGCAGCTTGGGCCCGGGGCTCGCGCCCGCGCCACGCTTCCCTGCCCAGCTCCCTGGCCGAGGCCTTCGCTCGGCCCAGCTCGCTGCCCGCTGGGTGCACCTGCCTCACCTGCGCCCGCCCCGACGGCCACTCGGCCTGCAGGCGCTTGGCGCAGGCGCAGTCGATGTGCCTGCCGACTTACCGGGAGGCCTGCCAGGAGGGCGAGCAGGCAGGGGCCCCCACCTGGCAGCACAGACAGCATGTCTGCCTGCACGCCCACGCCCACCTGCCGTTTTGCTGGGGGGCTGTCTGTCCTCACCTTCCACCCTGTGCCAGCCAGGGCTCCTGGCTCTCTGGGGCCTGGGGGCCTCTGGGGCACAGGGGCAGAactctggggctgggcacaggctACAGGGACAGTGGGGGACTGGACGAGGTCAGCAGGGTAGCCTGTGGGACGCAAGGCTTCCCGGGACCCTGCACCTGGAGGCGGATCTCCAGTCTGGAGTCAGAAGTGTGA
- the GRIN2C gene encoding glutamate receptor ionotropic, NMDA 2C isoform X3, with protein sequence MGGALGPALLLTSLFGAWAGPGQGEQGMTVAVVFGSSGLPQAQVRARLTPQSFLDLPLEIQPLTVGVNNTNPSSLLTQICGLLGAARVHGIVFEDNVGTEAVAQILDFISSQTHVPILSISGGSAVVLSPKEPGSAFLQLGVSLEQQLQVLFKVLEEYDWSAFAVITSLHPGHALFLEGVRAVADASHLSWRLLDVVTLELGPGGPRARTQRLLRQLDAPVFVAYCSSEEAEVLFAEAAQAGLVGPGHVWLVPNLALGSTDAPPATFPVGLISVVTESWRLSLRQKVRDGVAILALGAHGYRRQHGTLPAPAGDCRAHPGPVSPAREAFYRHLLNVTWEGRDFSFSPGGYLVQPTMVVIALNRHRLWEMVGRWEHGVLYMKYPVWPRYSASLQPVVDSRHLTVATLEERPFVIVESPDPGTGGCVPNTVPCRRQSNHTFSSGDVAPYTKLCCKGFCIDILKKLARVVKFSYDLYLVTNGKHGKRVRGVWNGMIGEVYYKRADMAIGSLTINEERSEIVDFSVPFVETGISVMVARSNGTVSPSAFLEPYSPAVWVMMFVMCLTVVAITVFMFEYFSPVSYNQNLTRGKKSGGPSFTIGKSVWLLWALVFNNSVPIENPRGTTSKIMVLVWAFFAVIFLASYTANLAAFMIQEQYIDTVSGLSDKKFQRPQEQYPPFRFGTVPNGSTERNIRSNYRDMHTHMVKFNQRSVEDALTSLKMGKLDAFIYDAAVLNYMAGKDEGCKLVTIGSGKVFATTGYGIAMQKDSHWKRAIDLALLQFLGDGETQKLETVWLSGICQNEKNEVMSSKLDIDNMAGVFYMLLVAMGLALLVFAWEHLVYWKLRHSVPNTSQLDFLLAFSRGIYSCFSGVQSLASPPRQPSPDLTASSAQASVLKMLQAARDMVTTAGVSSSLDRATRTIENWGGGRRAPPPPPCPTPRSGPSPCLPTPGSPPPEPSPRGWRPPGGGRAALVRRAPQPPGRPPTPGPPLPDVSRVSRRPAWEARWPVRAGHCGRHLSASERRALPERPLSPARCHYSSFPRADRSGRPFLPLFPEPPEPEDLPLLGLEQLARREALLHAAWARGSRPRHASLPSSLAEAFARPSSLPAGCTCLTCARPDGHSACRRLAQAQSMCLPTYREACQEGEQAGAPTWQHRQHVCLHAHAHLPFCWGAVCPHLPPCASQGSWLSGAWGPLGHRGRTLGLGTGYRDSGGLDEVSRVACGTQGFPGPCTWRRISSLESEV encoded by the exons ATGGGTGGGGCCCTGGGGCCGGCCCTGTTGCTCACCTCGCTCTTCGGTGCCTGGGCGGGGCCGGGGCAGGGCGAGCAGGGCATGACGGTGGCCGTGGTGTTTGGCAGCTCGGGGCTGCCCCAGGCCCAGGTCCGTGCCCGCCTCACCCCCCAGAGCTTCCTGGACCTGCCCCTGGAGATCCAGCCACTCACAGTGGGGGTCAACAACACCAACCCCAGCAGCCTCCTCACCCAGATCTGCGGCCTCCTGGGTGCTGCCCGCGTCCACGGCATTGTCTTTGAGGACAACGTGGGCACCGAGGCGGTGGCCCAGATCCTTGACTTCATCTCCTCCCAGACCCATGTGCCCATCCTCAGCATCAGCGGAGGCTCCGCTGTGGTCCTCTCCCCCAAG GAGCCGGGCTCCGCCTTCCTGCAGCTGGGCGTGTCCCTGGAGCAGCAGCTGCAGGTGTTGTTCAAGGTGCTGGAAGAGTACGACTGGAGCGCCTTCGCGGTCATCACCAGCCTGCACCCGGGCCACGCGCTCTTCCTGGAGGGCGTGCGCGCTGTCGCCGACGCCAGTCACCTGAGCTGGCGGCTGCTGGACGTGGTCACGCTAGAGCTGGGCCCGGGAGGGCCGCGCGCGCGCACCCAGCGCCTGCTGCGCCAGCTCGACGCGCCCGTGTTCGTGGCCTACTGCTCGAGCGAGGAGGCCGAGGTACTCTTCGCCGAGGCGGCGCAGGCCGGCCTGGTGGGGCCCGGCCACGTGTGGCTGGTGCCCAACCTGGCGCTGGGCAGCACCGATGCGCCCCCTGCCACCTTTCCTGTGGGCCTCATCAGCGTCGTCACCGAGAGCTGGCGCCTCAGCCTGCGCCAGAAGGTCCGCGACGGCGTGGCCATTCTGGCCCTGGGCGCCCACGGCTACCGGCGCCAGCACGGAACCCTACCAGCCCCAGCCGGGGACTGCCGCGCTCACCCTGGGCCCGTCAGCCCTGCCCGGGAGGCCTTCTACAG GCACCTACTGAATGTCACCTGGGAGGGCCGAGACTTCTCCTTCAGCCCTGGTGGGTACCTGGTCCAGCCCACCATGGTGGTGATCGCCCTCAACCGGCACCGCCTCTGGGAGATG GTGGGGCGCTGGGAGCATGGCGTCCTATACATGAAGTACCCTGTGTGGCCTCGCTACAGTGCCTCTCTGCAGCCCGTGGTGGACAGTCGGCACCTGACGGTGGCCACGCTGGAAGAGAGGCCCTTTGTCATCGTGGAGAGCCCCGACCCTGGCACAGGAGGCTGCGTCCCCAACACCGTGCCCTGCCGCAGGCAGAGCAACCACACCTTCAG CAGCGGGGACGTGGCCCCCTACACCAAGCTCTGTTGTAAGGGATTCTGCATCGACATCCTCAAGAAGCTGGCCAGGGTGGTCAAATTCTCCTACGACCTGTACCTTGTGACCAACGGCAAGCATGGCAAGCGGGTGCGCGGCGTATGGAATGGCATGATTGGGGAG GTGTACTACAAGCGGGCAGACATGGCCATCGGCTCCCTCACCATCAATGAGGAGCGCTCCGAGATCGTAGACTTCTCTGTGCCCTTCGTGGAGACGGGCATCAGTGTGATGGTGGCTCGCAGCAATGGCACCGTCTCCCCCTCGGCCTTCCTGG agCCATATAGCCCTGCGGTATGGGTGATGATGTTTGTCATGTGCCTCACCGTGGTGGCCATCACCGTCTTCATGTTCGAGTACTTCAGCCCCGTCAGCTACAACCAGAACCTCACTAGAGGCAAGA AGTCCGGGGGCCCATCTTTCACCATTGGCAAGTCCGTGTGGCTGCTGTGGGCGCTGGTCTTCAACAACTCGGTGCCGATCGAGAACCCGCGGGGCACCACCAGCAAGATCATGGTTCTGGTCTGGGCCTTCTTTGCTGTCATCTTCCTCGCCAGCTACACGGCCAACCTGGCCGCCTTCATGATCCAGGAGCAATACATCGACACTGTGTCGGGCCTCAGTGACAAGAAG TTTCAGCGGCCTCAAGAACAGTACCCACCTTTCCGCTTTGGCACAGTGCCCAACGGCAGCACAGAGCGGAACATCCGCAGTAACTACCGTGACATGCACACCCACATGGTCAAGTTCAACCAGCGCTCGGTGGAGGACGCGCTCACCAGCCTCAAGATGGG GAAGCTGGATGCCTTCATCTATGATGCTGCTGTCCTCAACTACATGGCAGGCAAGGACGAGGGCTGCAAGCTGGTCACCATTGGGTCTGGCAAGGTCTTTGCCACCACTGGCTACGGCATCGCCATGCAGAAGGACTCCCACTGGAAGCGGGCCATAGACCTGGCACTCTTGCAGTTCCTGGGGGACG GAGAGACACAGAAGCTGGAGACAGTGTGGCTCTCGGGGATCTGCCAGAATGAGAAGAACGAGGTGATGAGCAGCAAGCTGGACATCGACAACATGGCAGGTGTCTTCTACATGCTGCTGGTGGCCATGGGGCTGGCCCTGCTGGTCTTCGCCTGGGAGCACCTGGTCTACTGGAAGCTGCGCCACTCGGTGCCCAACACATCCCAGCTGGACTTCCTGCTGGCTTTCAGCAGG GGCATCTACAGCTGCTTCAGCGGGGTGCAGAGCCTGGCCAGCCCACCGCGGCAGCCCAGCCCGGACCTCACGGCCAGCTCGGCCCAGGCCAGCGTGCTCAAGATGCTGCAGGCGGCCCGCGACATGGTGACCACGGCGGGCGTGAGCAGCTCCCTGGACCGCGCCACTCGCACCATCGAGAACTGGGGTGGCGGCCGCCGTGCGCCCCCACCGCCCCCCTGCCCGACCCCGCGGTCTGGCCCCAGCCCATGCCTGCCCACCCCCGGCTCGCCGCCCCCAGAGCCGAGCCCCAGGGGCTGGAGACCGCCAGGCGGGGGTCGCGCGGCGCTTGTGCGCAGGGCTCCGCAGCCCCCGGGCCGTCCCCCGACGCCGGGGCCGCCCCTGCCCGACGTCTCCCGAGTGTCGCGCCGCCCAGCCTGGGAGGCGCGGTGGCCGGTGCGGGCCGGGCACTGCGGGAGGCACCTCTCGGCCTCCGAGCGGCGCGCGCTCCCAGAGCGGCCCCTGTCGCCCGCGCGCTGTCACTACAGCTCCTTTCCTCGAGCCGACCGATCCGGCCGCCCCTTCCTCCCGCTCTTCCCCGAGCCCCCGGAGCCGGAGGACCTGCCGCTGCTCGGGCTGGAGCAGCTGGCCCGGCGGGAGGCCCTGCTGCACGCAGCTTGGGCCCGGGGCTCGCGCCCGCGCCACGCTTCCCTGCCCAGCTCCCTGGCCGAGGCCTTCGCTCGGCCCAGCTCGCTGCCCGCTGGGTGCACCTGCCTCACCTGCGCCCGCCCCGACGGCCACTCGGCCTGCAGGCGCTTGGCGCAGGCGCAGTCGATGTGCCTGCCGACTTACCGGGAGGCCTGCCAGGAGGGCGAGCAGGCAGGGGCCCCCACCTGGCAGCACAGACAGCATGTCTGCCTGCACGCCCACGCCCACCTGCCGTTTTGCTGGGGGGCTGTCTGTCCTCACCTTCCACCCTGTGCCAGCCAGGGCTCCTGGCTCTCTGGGGCCTGGGGGCCTCTGGGGCACAGGGGCAGAactctggggctgggcacaggctACAGGGACAGTGGGGGACTGGACGAGGTCAGCAGGGTAGCCTGTGGGACGCAAGGCTTCCCGGGACCCTGCACCTGGAGGCGGATCTCCAGTCTGGAGTCAGAAGTGTGA
- the GRIN2C gene encoding glutamate receptor ionotropic, NMDA 2C isoform X1, translating to MTLGCSTNLCLFLFVCVCLSPSLSAPLRGGRFSLLLFHLLYVCPSVPPVCPSTSLQTSVSLPVLVLVFPQDPPVDMGGALGPALLLTSLFGAWAGPGQGEQGMTVAVVFGSSGLPQAQVRARLTPQSFLDLPLEIQPLTVGVNNTNPSSLLTQICGLLGAARVHGIVFEDNVGTEAVAQILDFISSQTHVPILSISGGSAVVLSPKEPGSAFLQLGVSLEQQLQVLFKVLEEYDWSAFAVITSLHPGHALFLEGVRAVADASHLSWRLLDVVTLELGPGGPRARTQRLLRQLDAPVFVAYCSSEEAEVLFAEAAQAGLVGPGHVWLVPNLALGSTDAPPATFPVGLISVVTESWRLSLRQKVRDGVAILALGAHGYRRQHGTLPAPAGDCRAHPGPVSPAREAFYRHLLNVTWEGRDFSFSPGGYLVQPTMVVIALNRHRLWEMVGRWEHGVLYMKYPVWPRYSASLQPVVDSRHLTVATLEERPFVIVESPDPGTGGCVPNTVPCRRQSNHTFSSGDVAPYTKLCCKGFCIDILKKLARVVKFSYDLYLVTNGKHGKRVRGVWNGMIGEVYYKRADMAIGSLTINEERSEIVDFSVPFVETGISVMVARSNGTVSPSAFLEPYSPAVWVMMFVMCLTVVAITVFMFEYFSPVSYNQNLTRGKKSGGPSFTIGKSVWLLWALVFNNSVPIENPRGTTSKIMVLVWAFFAVIFLASYTANLAAFMIQEQYIDTVSGLSDKKFQRPQEQYPPFRFGTVPNGSTERNIRSNYRDMHTHMVKFNQRSVEDALTSLKMGKLDAFIYDAAVLNYMAGKDEGCKLVTIGSGKVFATTGYGIAMQKDSHWKRAIDLALLQFLGDGETQKLETVWLSGICQNEKNEVMSSKLDIDNMAGVFYMLLVAMGLALLVFAWEHLVYWKLRHSVPNTSQLDFLLAFSRGIYSCFSGVQSLASPPRQPSPDLTASSAQASVLKMLQAARDMVTTAGVSSSLDRATRTIENWGGGRRAPPPPPCPTPRSGPSPCLPTPGSPPPEPSPRGWRPPGGGRAALVRRAPQPPGRPPTPGPPLPDVSRVSRRPAWEARWPVRAGHCGRHLSASERRALPERPLSPARCHYSSFPRADRSGRPFLPLFPEPPEPEDLPLLGLEQLARREALLHAAWARGSRPRHASLPSSLAEAFARPSSLPAGCTCLTCARPDGHSACRRLAQAQSMCLPTYREACQEGEQAGAPTWQHRQHVCLHAHAHLPFCWGAVCPHLPPCASQGSWLSGAWGPLGHRGRTLGLGTGYRDSGGLDEVSRVACGTQGFPGPCTWRRISSLESEV from the exons ATGACCTTGGGATGCTCAACTaacctctgtctctttctctttgtctgtgtctgtctgtctccctctctctccgcCCCTCTTCGGGGAGGGAGgttttcccttcttctctttcatCTTCTGTATGTGTGCCCCTCTGTCCCTCCTGTCTGTCCATCTACCTCTCTCCAAACCTCTGTTTCCCTACCTGTGCTTGTCCTGGTCTTTCCACAGGACCCTCCGGTGGACATGGGTGGGGCCCTGGGGCCGGCCCTGTTGCTCACCTCGCTCTTCGGTGCCTGGGCGGGGCCGGGGCAGGGCGAGCAGGGCATGACGGTGGCCGTGGTGTTTGGCAGCTCGGGGCTGCCCCAGGCCCAGGTCCGTGCCCGCCTCACCCCCCAGAGCTTCCTGGACCTGCCCCTGGAGATCCAGCCACTCACAGTGGGGGTCAACAACACCAACCCCAGCAGCCTCCTCACCCAGATCTGCGGCCTCCTGGGTGCTGCCCGCGTCCACGGCATTGTCTTTGAGGACAACGTGGGCACCGAGGCGGTGGCCCAGATCCTTGACTTCATCTCCTCCCAGACCCATGTGCCCATCCTCAGCATCAGCGGAGGCTCCGCTGTGGTCCTCTCCCCCAAG GAGCCGGGCTCCGCCTTCCTGCAGCTGGGCGTGTCCCTGGAGCAGCAGCTGCAGGTGTTGTTCAAGGTGCTGGAAGAGTACGACTGGAGCGCCTTCGCGGTCATCACCAGCCTGCACCCGGGCCACGCGCTCTTCCTGGAGGGCGTGCGCGCTGTCGCCGACGCCAGTCACCTGAGCTGGCGGCTGCTGGACGTGGTCACGCTAGAGCTGGGCCCGGGAGGGCCGCGCGCGCGCACCCAGCGCCTGCTGCGCCAGCTCGACGCGCCCGTGTTCGTGGCCTACTGCTCGAGCGAGGAGGCCGAGGTACTCTTCGCCGAGGCGGCGCAGGCCGGCCTGGTGGGGCCCGGCCACGTGTGGCTGGTGCCCAACCTGGCGCTGGGCAGCACCGATGCGCCCCCTGCCACCTTTCCTGTGGGCCTCATCAGCGTCGTCACCGAGAGCTGGCGCCTCAGCCTGCGCCAGAAGGTCCGCGACGGCGTGGCCATTCTGGCCCTGGGCGCCCACGGCTACCGGCGCCAGCACGGAACCCTACCAGCCCCAGCCGGGGACTGCCGCGCTCACCCTGGGCCCGTCAGCCCTGCCCGGGAGGCCTTCTACAG GCACCTACTGAATGTCACCTGGGAGGGCCGAGACTTCTCCTTCAGCCCTGGTGGGTACCTGGTCCAGCCCACCATGGTGGTGATCGCCCTCAACCGGCACCGCCTCTGGGAGATG GTGGGGCGCTGGGAGCATGGCGTCCTATACATGAAGTACCCTGTGTGGCCTCGCTACAGTGCCTCTCTGCAGCCCGTGGTGGACAGTCGGCACCTGACGGTGGCCACGCTGGAAGAGAGGCCCTTTGTCATCGTGGAGAGCCCCGACCCTGGCACAGGAGGCTGCGTCCCCAACACCGTGCCCTGCCGCAGGCAGAGCAACCACACCTTCAG CAGCGGGGACGTGGCCCCCTACACCAAGCTCTGTTGTAAGGGATTCTGCATCGACATCCTCAAGAAGCTGGCCAGGGTGGTCAAATTCTCCTACGACCTGTACCTTGTGACCAACGGCAAGCATGGCAAGCGGGTGCGCGGCGTATGGAATGGCATGATTGGGGAG GTGTACTACAAGCGGGCAGACATGGCCATCGGCTCCCTCACCATCAATGAGGAGCGCTCCGAGATCGTAGACTTCTCTGTGCCCTTCGTGGAGACGGGCATCAGTGTGATGGTGGCTCGCAGCAATGGCACCGTCTCCCCCTCGGCCTTCCTGG agCCATATAGCCCTGCGGTATGGGTGATGATGTTTGTCATGTGCCTCACCGTGGTGGCCATCACCGTCTTCATGTTCGAGTACTTCAGCCCCGTCAGCTACAACCAGAACCTCACTAGAGGCAAGA AGTCCGGGGGCCCATCTTTCACCATTGGCAAGTCCGTGTGGCTGCTGTGGGCGCTGGTCTTCAACAACTCGGTGCCGATCGAGAACCCGCGGGGCACCACCAGCAAGATCATGGTTCTGGTCTGGGCCTTCTTTGCTGTCATCTTCCTCGCCAGCTACACGGCCAACCTGGCCGCCTTCATGATCCAGGAGCAATACATCGACACTGTGTCGGGCCTCAGTGACAAGAAG TTTCAGCGGCCTCAAGAACAGTACCCACCTTTCCGCTTTGGCACAGTGCCCAACGGCAGCACAGAGCGGAACATCCGCAGTAACTACCGTGACATGCACACCCACATGGTCAAGTTCAACCAGCGCTCGGTGGAGGACGCGCTCACCAGCCTCAAGATGGG GAAGCTGGATGCCTTCATCTATGATGCTGCTGTCCTCAACTACATGGCAGGCAAGGACGAGGGCTGCAAGCTGGTCACCATTGGGTCTGGCAAGGTCTTTGCCACCACTGGCTACGGCATCGCCATGCAGAAGGACTCCCACTGGAAGCGGGCCATAGACCTGGCACTCTTGCAGTTCCTGGGGGACG GAGAGACACAGAAGCTGGAGACAGTGTGGCTCTCGGGGATCTGCCAGAATGAGAAGAACGAGGTGATGAGCAGCAAGCTGGACATCGACAACATGGCAGGTGTCTTCTACATGCTGCTGGTGGCCATGGGGCTGGCCCTGCTGGTCTTCGCCTGGGAGCACCTGGTCTACTGGAAGCTGCGCCACTCGGTGCCCAACACATCCCAGCTGGACTTCCTGCTGGCTTTCAGCAGG GGCATCTACAGCTGCTTCAGCGGGGTGCAGAGCCTGGCCAGCCCACCGCGGCAGCCCAGCCCGGACCTCACGGCCAGCTCGGCCCAGGCCAGCGTGCTCAAGATGCTGCAGGCGGCCCGCGACATGGTGACCACGGCGGGCGTGAGCAGCTCCCTGGACCGCGCCACTCGCACCATCGAGAACTGGGGTGGCGGCCGCCGTGCGCCCCCACCGCCCCCCTGCCCGACCCCGCGGTCTGGCCCCAGCCCATGCCTGCCCACCCCCGGCTCGCCGCCCCCAGAGCCGAGCCCCAGGGGCTGGAGACCGCCAGGCGGGGGTCGCGCGGCGCTTGTGCGCAGGGCTCCGCAGCCCCCGGGCCGTCCCCCGACGCCGGGGCCGCCCCTGCCCGACGTCTCCCGAGTGTCGCGCCGCCCAGCCTGGGAGGCGCGGTGGCCGGTGCGGGCCGGGCACTGCGGGAGGCACCTCTCGGCCTCCGAGCGGCGCGCGCTCCCAGAGCGGCCCCTGTCGCCCGCGCGCTGTCACTACAGCTCCTTTCCTCGAGCCGACCGATCCGGCCGCCCCTTCCTCCCGCTCTTCCCCGAGCCCCCGGAGCCGGAGGACCTGCCGCTGCTCGGGCTGGAGCAGCTGGCCCGGCGGGAGGCCCTGCTGCACGCAGCTTGGGCCCGGGGCTCGCGCCCGCGCCACGCTTCCCTGCCCAGCTCCCTGGCCGAGGCCTTCGCTCGGCCCAGCTCGCTGCCCGCTGGGTGCACCTGCCTCACCTGCGCCCGCCCCGACGGCCACTCGGCCTGCAGGCGCTTGGCGCAGGCGCAGTCGATGTGCCTGCCGACTTACCGGGAGGCCTGCCAGGAGGGCGAGCAGGCAGGGGCCCCCACCTGGCAGCACAGACAGCATGTCTGCCTGCACGCCCACGCCCACCTGCCGTTTTGCTGGGGGGCTGTCTGTCCTCACCTTCCACCCTGTGCCAGCCAGGGCTCCTGGCTCTCTGGGGCCTGGGGGCCTCTGGGGCACAGGGGCAGAactctggggctgggcacaggctACAGGGACAGTGGGGGACTGGACGAGGTCAGCAGGGTAGCCTGTGGGACGCAAGGCTTCCCGGGACCCTGCACCTGGAGGCGGATCTCCAGTCTGGAGTCAGAAGTGTGA